The nucleotide window TTGCAGGATCAtctgatagttctattttttaattttttaaggaaacttcaTACCGTTTTCTGTAGAagttataccaatttacactcccaccaacagggcacaggattcccttttcttcacatcctcttcAACATTTGTTATCCCTTGTCTTTTTTATGACAACCATTCTAACAatgggaggtgatatctcattgtggctttgtttatatttctctgatgattagtggtgtcaaacatcttttcatatacctattggctatctgtatgtcttctttggaaaaatgtctgctCAGTTCCTACCCATTATTTAacaagattttttctttctttttcaattgagtgagtttttaaatatattttggacattactcctttatcagatatatgatttgcaaatattttctcccatttggtagatTGCCTCTTCAGTTTGTTGATGGTTCCCTTGGCTTTTGaatctcacttgtttatttttgcttttgttgtctgtgctttcaAATACAGAGCAAGACCTGAGAATTCTTTATTGTGTAGACAGCTGTGTGCAGGGCCCCAGCCACCAAATGCTAGCAGtactttcttttaattgaaacatCCAAAAAGGGCCTGAGAGGCCATTGTCACCCTGATTCCTGCCTGATTTCATTTTCATAGCAATTAGAGACAAAGCACGGGCAAGTTGAAAATTTTAGTTTATTCTGTAAATATTGAtgaataagatattttatattatggcATATTGCATTTCTATATTTCGAGTAATATTTCTTATAGACCCACAGAAATAGGCCTTTCATtatagtatataataatatagaaaaaaagcgTCATTGCCTGAcctcacatatttaaaatgtggaaGAGATTATAATACAATCTACAAGCTAACAAATATTATGATAGTAAGACATAGATATATAAGAAGAGAAACTTGGTATAATTCctgtaagtaattttttttaatttttaaatattttgctataaTTATTGTCTTACAAATTTTATGAGTGTTAcaaattttcttaacatttttatggGTTAGACATTTTCTTACAAATGTTATGGACCaaagtgaggaaaataaaaaactaagaaaagtgggaaatgaagacaaataagaagtacaaaatataatttaaaagacaacaaaggatacaaaaaagaaaacttaaaacaggaaaaaatttgGGAACAAGTCATATACAgtatgttgttgctttttcttcctcaaaattaatttttatgactCAGTAATTTTAGTAATCATAGAAACTCACAGGGTATTTCTTATTTATCTGATGAATTTGTGGATTCATATAGTAtagcaaattaagaaaaatctttaaatcttGAACATTTACcttgctggggggaaaaaaaaagccttaattCATTCAGTTCTATTCCTACCATGAATTGCTTCAGGTTTTCTGAAGCATTAAATATGAAACTGGATCAGTTCCttggaaagttttgaaaatatgaaactttcAGGGGAATAATAGAAATATGGGCAGGACAGAAGAAAACCTATAAGCCTATGTATCAATTTAGCAGCCTGATCTCATAATCTaatgatttttctacatatttctcaaaagttctattttaaagaatatccttttcatttatttaaagacatAACTTTGAGGGTTAAAGGGAACTCTAAAGATTACAGTATAACTTTCTGTCTTCAAGGAAAATCTAAATTGCCTGTCAACCAAGAAAGTcttcaaaaatggaaaaggaaaaaaacttttaatcaCTTCCCGTGGGAACTCATTTTCATGCCTAGCAGCATATTGGTCAGGAATATTCGGTTTCACTCTCACCGTTATTTAGACATGTTCAATAAGTTCTGTAAGGATTTGTGGAGATACTGAGGGCGTGGATCCAAGTCCTTAAACTTGACCTTTCAAAGGGTAAATCTAGATAACCTTCTTGTTGAAGTAGGCCAGGAAGAGTTCTGTTTCTGTTGATTTCTACATAAGTGACTTCCGACCAAAGTTATGATAATCTAGAAAAGTTTCTTACCGTTCTCCCCCCCTTAACTGGTTTTTGTCAGGAGGTCAGTTGAATGGACATCTTATCTGGTTAGCAAAGTAGCGTTTTTGGCTTTGGAGCTGAATCACAGCCAGCATTAATTTACCTAAGGTTTTAAGTGGAATGAAAAGAACTACAGAGCTGAGTCCTGGCCAAAGCTTAAGAAAAGACCATGTTTTCAAACTGAGGGAACTAACATAACCTCATCAAGTTCAGAAACCATTACACCCACAGTGCTTGGATGGGCCAAGTAGACCTTTTGTTATTGGAAAAGAATGCACTATTGCAACTCCAGGTGGACTGAACATCCCTAGTCTTTGGATGGGTAGCATTGTACACGGCAGGGATTAAACGAGGACTGGAACAAATGCTCTGACACCGTACAGTCCTTTTGTGTGGCTGCATCCAGCCCTGGTTTTCATCAGTAAGGAGAGAGCATTCCGACCTCCCGGTTCCCGTTTTCACTCCCAGTGTGCAGGAAGGAAATCTGAGCGCTGCGGCTAACGGCACAAAAGGCAACGCCACAGGTCGATTATCTTCTGCTTAAACCAGTGGCTTCCTCCAAGAACGAAGAGCAGCAAATCAAAGCAGCTGATCGCTGTCACACTCAAGAAGATTTCATTGTAAAACGCCACGTTGTCGTGGCAGTGATTGGAGTGGGCCACCGTGTACAAGTAATAGAGCCTGAAGAACTGGTAGGGGAGGAAGCAAGTAAAGATGACCCCGATGAAAAACAGGTTTTTCACCTGGGCCCAGAACTCCTGGTGGGAGAATAAGGAGTGGCGCAGCTTCCGCACCATGGACATGGTGATGATAACCTGGAGGACCAGGAGGACGGCCGCAGTGGCGATGACCACACTGACTATCAGGTAGTTGACCACCTGCACCGAGGGGTGCGCCAGCTCCTTGTGGAACCTGAAGCACTGTCGCTCCTCGTACTCCTCGTTATTCCCGTACTGAGAAACGATCAGCGGCACCATGATGACGACCACCAGCAGCCACATGGCGGTGCTGGCGGCCACGGCGTGCAGCTTCCTGTAGAACTCCACTTTGTCCTTGCGCTTGAAGAAGATGAGGTACCTGATGGCCAGGATCACCACGTAGAACAGGAAGGTGAGGTACATGTGGACGTGCAGCATGGCGCTCACGAACTTACAGAAGGGCAAGCCGAACAACCACTCGTGCCTCACGAGGTAGGCCAGGCGGAACGGCACGGTCAGCAGAAACACGCTGTGGACCACCACCAGGTTGACGACGGCCGTGGTGGTCACAGAGCGCGTGTTCATTTTCGCCAGCAGGAACAGGATGGAGATGACACCCACCAGCCCTCCCACGAGCACTGCGCCGTAGAGCGTGGTTAAGTGGGGTGTCAGTATCGGGTCACAGAATGTGGACACATTGTGGGCTAACATACTTCAGAAGTCACCTGGAAGAGACAAAGCACAGGGTAACTGACAAACCTCCAGAGCGTTGTTCATGCCTCCCTAACACTGGCAATGGGACCTCGGCATTCGTCTGTTTACGTGACATAAACTTCATGTACCTTAAGAATGTCCGTTCCATGTCTGTCCACTCCAgactgaaaacacagaaaatcagtGACGCCAAATCTTTGATAGCTTAAAGACCTGCTGAGAGgttccagatatatatatatatatatatatatatatatatatatatatatatatatatagtcaggaCAGTTCGCCTAAAACTGAATTGCAGACCATATGATGATGAAACACCGACACTACTATATCTTGAAAGctgctcttccctctttctggatttctCACTTTCCTATTTCCTTTACTGGGTTTATCCTATAGTTAGATCCTATAGTTAGTTCATTCAGCATCGCCTCCAACCCTTTCTTGCCTGCCTTCCTGtacagactttttgtttttatgtgacCTAGTTTTTGCTAGTCTTGTTATACTACTGCAAAACTTGGAGGCAGAAGTGAAGCCAGTGAAGGATGTCAGTGTGGGATGATTTCTAATCTCTCAAGGAGAGATCAAATCACTTGGCTAGACCATAGGGGATATTGGGTTGCTCTGGCACTAGGACCCAGTGCTACTCAGCAGGGACTTCAGGAAGCTGTAGCTAGTCAGTGATGTTTCAGCTGTTAACCCCGTGGTGGTGTTGGATATTTTTCCCTGACTATGTGGATCATGGCTTTGTAGCAACCAAGCCTGGTTCCCAGACATTCCAAGATATTCTGTAAgctattagcttttttttttaatttaaatataatattttatttgcatttttttaaatcaaaatttattggggtgacaattattagtaaagttacataggttttaggtgtacagttctgtattacatcatctatatatcacattgtgtatccACCGAGTCAGtgttccttccatcaccatatatttgatcccttttatcctcatctaccacccccctccccccttaccctctggtaaacactaaactattgtctgtgtctatgagtttttgtttcttcatttgtttgtcttgttcttttgttgttttcagtttatatgccacatatcagtgaaatcatatggttctcgactttttctgtctgacttatttcgcttagcattgtaatctcaagatccatccatgttgtcgcaaatggcactatttcatcttttcttatggcagattagtattccattgtatatgtatactacatctttatccaatcatctattgaagaacactttggttgtttccatgtcttggccactgtaaataaagctgtgatgaacatcagagcacgtatatctttatggataaatgttttcagatttttgggggtagatacctaggagagggattgctgggtcatatggtaattctattttcaattttttaaggaacctccacactgccttccatagcagctgctccagtctgcattcccaccagcagtgtatgagggttcctttttctccacctaatgaagtttttaaaaatgtatgtaactATTGTTCTCAAAAACAAACGTACGTATAGTGGAGTGTTTAGCTGTAAGTATACAACTCATTGAATTGTAACAGAGTAAATATACTTTCACCAAAGAAAATCCCTATCCTGAAAACTAGCATCATACTGTATGTTTGTctgctttgaattttatataaattcagtctcctttttgtgtgtgtatctagCTTCATTCACTCAATATTGTATTTTGAGGCTCATTCATGTGTATAGTTTTAGTTCATTCTTATTGcaatatattatatcattatatgagtatatcacaatttatccattctattatTAATGGacaatgaaatagtattattTCCAGTTATAAGTCTATTATAAATAACGCTACTCTGAACAGTCTTATAAAtatcttttgtaaaataagtaTGCATTCCTGTTGGTAATTTGCCTAAGTGTGGAAGTGATGGATCGTAGAGTATGCATATGTTCAGTTTcagtaaaaactgcaaaaagTTTGCAATATAAATTCCCACAAACAGTTGGGGAGAGTCTGAGTTGCTCCACAACGTCAAGAATTCTCAgacttttctgccttttttcatttttgtcattgtcATAGATGTGGTTTTACTTTGTTCCCCTGATGAATAATAAAGATAAGCACATTCTCATATATTTGTTGGACACTTGGCTGTCCTGGTTTTGTGATGTGCCTGTTAAAATCTTTTGCCATCTCTATTTGGTCGTGtgccttttttcttattgatttgtagtagTTCTTCATATAGCCTAGATATCACTCCTTTTGTTGGatgtatgtattgcaaatatcttcttgcattttaatttcagtatttaatTGGTGTCTCTTTATTAATAGGCCTTCTAATTTTTAGTTAACCaatttatgaaatttttcttCAGAGTCAGCACTTTCCTGTCCTATTAAGGAATCGTTGTCTACCCAAAGGCAATAAAGATAATATGATGcgttttatttaacttttttaaaaaaattatttttggaattcatttttacAATCATGTACATTCCATTAAGAATTgatttttagtataatataaggtAGGAGGCCATGATTAGATTTTCCCATATGGCTAGCCAATTGACCCAGAATCATGGATTAGAAAGGTCGTCCTTATTCCCTCTAAACTGCAGTGTTGCCTTTGTTATAAATTAGGTGACAAGATATGACTCAGTTAGTTCATTTTAAGGACTCCACTATGGACTACTGGTTTATTGATCTACACGTGTGCAAATATACGCTGTCTAAATCACCATTGTGATTTATATCAGGTAGTGTTATACATTGTATGTGTAGTATGgcttttccagctttcttttctttaagatcaCCTGAGCTATACTGACTTTCTATATCAATTATAGAAACTGCTTATAAACATTTCTGGGGTTTTTAATGGATGTGCATTGAAATTATAGATATTGATAGCTTTCAGTATTGAGTCTGCTAGTCCCTGAACATAATATGttccttcattttctt belongs to Rhinolophus ferrumequinum isolate MPI-CBG mRhiFer1 chromosome 20, mRhiFer1_v1.p, whole genome shotgun sequence and includes:
- the GPR141 gene encoding probable G-protein coupled receptor 141, yielding MLAHNVSTFCDPILTPHLTTLYGAVLVGGLVGVISILFLLAKMNTRSVTTTAVVNLVVVHSVFLLTVPFRLAYLVRHEWLFGLPFCKFVSAMLHVHMYLTFLFYVVILAIRYLIFFKRKDKVEFYRKLHAVAASTAMWLLVVVIMVPLIVSQYGNNEEYEERQCFRFHKELAHPSVQVVNYLIVSVVIATAAVLLVLQVIITMSMVRKLRHSLFSHQEFWAQVKNLFFIGVIFTCFLPYQFFRLYYLYTVAHSNHCHDNVAFYNEIFLSVTAISCFDLLLFVLGGSHWFKQKIIDLWRCLLCR